One window from the genome of Thermus sediminis encodes:
- a CDS encoding FUN14 domain-containing protein gives MALPDLTPYLGQVTFGGLAGYAVGYALKKVGRVLAILLGLLFVALQLLAQAGYVQVDWTRIQQDVEPFLQQPGLQSLWERLLSTLTHNLPFGASFVGGLILGLRAG, from the coding sequence ATGGCGCTTCCCGACCTCACCCCCTACCTGGGCCAGGTGACCTTTGGCGGCCTGGCGGGGTACGCGGTGGGCTACGCCCTCAAGAAGGTGGGCCGCGTCCTGGCCATCCTCCTGGGCCTCCTCTTCGTCGCCCTGCAGCTTCTGGCCCAGGCGGGCTACGTGCAGGTGGACTGGACGCGGATCCAGCAGGACGTGGAGCCCTTCCTGCAACAGCCGGGCCTCCAGAGTCTCTGGGAGCGGCTCCTTTCCACCCTCACCCACAACCTTCCCTTCGGGGCCAGCTTCGTGGGGGGGCTTATCCTGGGCCTCAGGGCCGGATGA
- a CDS encoding 5-formyltetrahydrofolate cyclo-ligase: MTLGQLREEVWNFLARHDLALHPTPPHGHHPNFLGARRAAERLMKTPEFQGARLVLAGMDAVLKPLREEALKQGKALLLPHPDRPGEFLLLKGLDPRRLRRVREAYRYGVRVDLRDQPVDLVLVGAVAVDEEGGWVGKGYGFPQAWLEVAAPFATLAHPVMVYPRLPVAPERRVDLIATPQRLIRP; the protein is encoded by the coding sequence ATGACCCTCGGCCAGCTCCGGGAAGAGGTCTGGAACTTCCTGGCCCGCCACGACCTGGCCCTCCACCCCACACCCCCCCACGGCCACCACCCCAACTTCCTGGGGGCCAGGCGGGCGGCGGAGAGGCTCATGAAGACCCCGGAGTTCCAGGGGGCGAGGCTCGTCCTGGCGGGGATGGACGCCGTCCTCAAACCCCTCAGGGAGGAGGCGCTGAAGCAGGGGAAGGCCCTCCTCCTCCCCCACCCCGACCGCCCCGGCGAGTTTTTGCTCCTAAAGGGCCTGGACCCGAGGCGGCTTAGGCGGGTGCGGGAGGCCTACCGCTACGGGGTGCGGGTGGACCTAAGGGACCAGCCCGTTGACCTGGTCCTCGTCGGGGCGGTGGCCGTGGACGAGGAGGGGGGGTGGGTGGGGAAGGGCTATGGCTTCCCCCAGGCCTGGCTGGAGGTGGCAGCCCCCTTCGCCACCCTGGCCCACCCGGTCATGGTCTACCCCCGGCTCCCCGTGGCCCCCGAGCGCCGGGTGGACCTGATCGCCACCCCCCAGAGGCTCATCCGGCCCTGA